The DNA sequence AGCGACTTGCCCTTGGCATTGTTGGGGCGGTGCGAGCCGACCACGTTCCAGGCATCGTCATAGGAGATGTGGACCGGGGAGAAGCCGGGCAGGTTCTGGATGTCCTCGACATTGATCTTCCAGCGGTCCACCGTGTAGCCGCGCTCCTTCATGGAGCGCGCCATGAAATCCTGCGCCGTTGCCTCCTGGCCGCGCAGCGAGGGCAGCCGGACCAGCTCCGCCGTGTAGTCGATCTGCTCCTGAAGCCCGTCATCGACCGCTTTCAGGATCTTTGTCGTCAGTTCGGTATCGGGCATCGCCGTCTCCTGTTCGCTTATGCTTGGCTGCTGTGGATGTTGTGAGTATCAGTGACAAGTAGAACAGATGCAACGTGGCACAGCACAGGGTAGGCTGGCGCGTTATGCAGGGCAAAAGGGAAGTGGCGAGATGAAGAATATTCAGATCAGCGGCGACCGGCTGTGGGACAGCCTGATGGAGATGGCGAAGATCGGCGCGACCGAGAAGGGCGGCAATTGCCGCCTGGCGGCCAGCGATCTGGACAAGCAAGGCCGCGACCTGTTCGTGCGCTGGTGCAAGGAGGCCGGCTGCACCGTCACGGTCGACAGGATCGGCAACATCTTCGCCCGCCGGCCCGGCAAGAACAACGATCTGCCGCCGGTGATGACCGGCAGCCATCTCGACACCCAGCCGACCGGCGGCCGCTTCGACGGCGTCTATGGCGTGCTGGCGGGGCTGGAGGTCGTGCGCACGCTGAACGATGCCGGCATCGAGACCGAGGCGCCGGTCGAGGTGGTGGTCTGGACCAACGAGGAAGGCTCGCGCTTCTCCCCGGCGATGATGGGGTCGGGCGTGTTCGCCGGCGTGTTCCCGCTGGAGGAGATCCAGGCCAAGCAGGATATCGACGGGCTGAAGCTGGGCGACGAGCTGCGCCGCATCGGCTATGAGGGCACGGCGCCGATGGGCAAGCCGGTGAAGGCCTATTTCGAGGCGCATATCGAGCAGGGGCCAATCCTGGAAGCGGAGAAGAAGCCGGTCGGCATCGTCACCGGCGCGCAGGGCCAGCGTTGGTACGAGGTGACAGTGGTCGGACAGGAGGCGCATGCCGGCCCGACGCCGATGGCGGTGCGCCGCGACGCGCTGGTCGGCGCTTCGCGCATGATCCAGGAGGTGAACCGTATCGGCCTCGCCAACCAGCCCTATGCCTGTGCCACGGTCGGCTTCCTGCAGGTCAGCCCGAATTCGCGCAATGTCATTCCGGGGCGGGTGTTCTTCGCCGTCGATTTCCGCCATCCCGACGATGCGGTACTGACCAAGATGGACAAGGAACTGCGCGAGGCCTGTGCGAAAATTGCCGCCGAGGCCGGGCTGGAGGTCGAGGTCAGCGAGTTCTGGTATTTCCCGCCGACACCGTTCGACGAGAAATGCGTCGCCGCCGTGCGCGAGGGCGCGAAGCTCTATGGCTACGACAATATGGAGATCGTCTCCGGTGCCGGGCATGACGCGGTCTATATGGCGAAGGTGGCCCCCACCGGCATGATCTTCGTGCCCTGCGAGGGCGGCATCAGCCATAACGAGATCGAGAATGCCGACCCGAAGGATCTGGAAGCGGGCGGCAATGTGCTGCTGCACGCCATGCTGGAACGCGCGCAAGGGTAAGCATGACACTGCGTCCTGCCAGGATCGAGGATTGTCCGGCGCTCACCGATCTGGTGATGCGCTCCAAGGCGTATTGGGGCTATGACGCAGCCTTCATGGAAAGTTGCCGGGAGGAGCTTGCGGTCACGCCGGAGCGGCTGGCCACCCAGCCCTGCTTCGTGCTGGAACGCGACGGCAGGATGGCCGGCATCTGGGCGCTCGATCTGTCCGGGGAGGTGCCGGAGGTGGCGCTGATGTTCTCCGACCCGGCCCATATCGGCAGCGGTGTTGGGCGTATCCTCTGGCAGCATATGACCGCCAAGTTGCGCCGGCTGGGCCAGGGCCGCGTGCGGCTGGATGCCG is a window from the Oceanibaculum indicum P24 genome containing:
- a CDS encoding Zn-dependent hydrolase — protein: MKNIQISGDRLWDSLMEMAKIGATEKGGNCRLAASDLDKQGRDLFVRWCKEAGCTVTVDRIGNIFARRPGKNNDLPPVMTGSHLDTQPTGGRFDGVYGVLAGLEVVRTLNDAGIETEAPVEVVVWTNEEGSRFSPAMMGSGVFAGVFPLEEIQAKQDIDGLKLGDELRRIGYEGTAPMGKPVKAYFEAHIEQGPILEAEKKPVGIVTGAQGQRWYEVTVVGQEAHAGPTPMAVRRDALVGASRMIQEVNRIGLANQPYACATVGFLQVSPNSRNVIPGRVFFAVDFRHPDDAVLTKMDKELREACAKIAAEAGLEVEVSEFWYFPPTPFDEKCVAAVREGAKLYGYDNMEIVSGAGHDAVYMAKVAPTGMIFVPCEGGISHNEIENADPKDLEAGGNVLLHAMLERAQG